The genome window TTGAAGCTCAAAACTAATTTTGGCTTTTTCAGCTTCAGTTAACTGATCTTCTTTATTAATAATTAATATACTTGCGTGCCTTGCTTGCTCAAGAATAAGTTGTTGAATTGGTGCATTTAACGCTGATCGCTCAAGCCACTGTCTTCCATCTATAACTGTTATGATTCCTTTAAACCGTAGACGATTGGCAAAAAGAGGAGAAAGAATCCCATCTATCGTTTCAACAGGATGTGCAGCCCCTGTTGTTTCAAAATAAATAACATCTGGTTTTTCTTCCACTAATAAAGTTTGTATTTGCGCTTCCACTTCATCTTGGATTGTGCAGCATACACACCCACCAAGTAACTCTTTTAATGGAATATCACCATCTATTTCGTTGGAGTCTATGGAAATCCTGCCTAATTCATTCATTAAGACAGCCACTTTTCTACCAAGCTCTTGTTCCTTTTTTAATATTTCTTTTAATAATGTTGTTTTTCCACTGCCTAAAAATCCAGAAAGGACGTATATATCTGTTTGTTTCATCTTATATCTTCCTTTATTTATATTAATTTTTGCGAAAAGGATCATGCATACTTTCACTACTTGTCATACAATGGCTTACTTTTAAAAGCAACCTAAGAAAAAGAGGATGACAATTGTCTGTCACCCTTTTTCATGAAAGTCTTATTTTTTCATTTCATCTTTTAATACTTCTATTGCTTTTTTCATTTGTGTATCTGATTTTTGAAGTTTTTCCCGGAGTTTATTCATTAATTCTGTTGTTGTTTTTCCAGTAATAATTCCATCTTCTTTTAATTTTTCTTTCTTTTGAAATTCTTTTACAGTCTTTTCCGTACTATCATCAAAATAGCCATTTGTATTGTCTACATCATATCCTAATGCTTTCAACATTTCTTGCGCCGTTTTAACTTCTTCTGAATTACTGCCTTTTTTCAATTTGCTTTCTGGATTAATCATTGTTAGGCTTGCATAACTTGGAAGTTCTACTTTATAGGTTGGCTCAATCCCTTTTTCATGAATCCAGCTACCGTTTGGTGTTAACCACTTATCGACCGTAAATTTAATATTACTTCCATCTGTGAAACTTTTTGCTTGTTGAACAGTTCCTTTTCCAAACGACTTAACGCCAACAAGCGGAACATTGGCAGATTGATTAACAGCACCAGCTAATATTTCTGAGGCACTTGCACTTCCACCATCAATTAACACAACAAGTGGAATGTCCATATTGCTGCTATTTTGCGAAGTAACTTTTTCTACGGTTCCATCTTTATGTTCGATTTGATAAATAATTTCCCCATCTGGAACAAATAGACCAGCAATTTTCTTGACTTCTTCTAGTAACCCACCTGGATTATGACGTAAATCAAGAACTATGCCTTTCATACCATCTTCTTGATATTTATTTAAGATATCAACTAATTCCGTTGCTGTATGCTCCGAGAAGCTAGTTATTTGGATTTTGGCAATTTTGTCTTTACCCATTTCTCCATAAACAGTCTCAATCGGGATCGTATCTCTTGTAATCGTCATTTTTAACGGTTCACTTGCACCAGAACGTTCTATTTCTAATTCAACATTTGTTCCCTTTTCACCGCGAATTAAAAGAACAGCTTCTGAAGAACTCATTCCTTGTAATGACTTACCGTCTACTGTCAGAATTTTATCATTCGGTTTTATGCCTGCCTTTTCAGCTGGTGATCCTTTTATTGGCGATACTACTACAATGCTATCATTTAACTGCTGAATTTCTGCTCCAATGCCTTCAAAGGAGGAGGAAATACTTTGTTGAAAGTTTCCAGCCTCTTCTTCATTCATATAATCAGAATAAGGGTCATCAAGTGCTGTAAACATACCGTCAATAGCACCATTCACTAAATCCACTGAATTTAAATCTTTGTAATAGTTATCCATTAATGTATCATACGCTGTATAAAGTTTATTGAATTCTTCCCTCTGATTATTCACCTTAACTGCAGGTTCATCACCAAAAGAAAAGGCAATTGTTGTAATCCCAGCAGCGGCAATAACTACTACAAATAAAAGCATGACAAAATAAAACTTCTTAATTTTTATATACCCTTGCTCACTTTCTTGCTCTATTTCTTTTTCTGTATTATTGTTACCATTATCCAAATGCTTCACCACTTTCGTTTCCAAGAGAGTTTTACACTATGTATGGAAATAGAATACCATGTTTATTTTTACTTAATCAAATGTAAGGAAACTTATTCTATTAATAGGGAATAGAAAAGGAATGATTAAAGAGATATTCCTTTTCTGCACCCTAGCTTATATTTTTCGTACAACCTTAAAATATTCTTCTAAAGTCCAGTCATTTTCATAAATATCTTTTGCAGATTTTTTACCTACATATCGGAAATGCCACGGTTCAAATTTATATTGCGTGATTTTCTCCTTCCCTTTTGGATAACGAAGAATAAATCCATATAAATGAGCATTTTCCTTTAACCATTTTCCCTCTTTTGTTTCACCGAATCCCTCTGTTAATAAGAAGTCGGCACTCTCACTTGATATATCCATAGCAAGCCCTGTTTGATGCTCGCTATTTCCAGGGTATGCAACGGCTTGTACTGCTTTCTCTTCTCCTACCCGGCTAACCTCTGCATCATAAACCTCGGTTTGACGATTATAAGAACGATATCCAGAAACTGCATAAAGTGTAATGCCACTTTTCTTCGCACCGTTAAACATGTCCTCCAATGCCTTTGCCGCTTCTTTTCTCATATAACTTTTTTCAATATCTTGATTACCGAATGAAAATTCAACTTTAGGTCTCACTAAATCCTCTGGAGCATATCCATCTGGTAAGCCAAATTCTTTATTGACGAGCGAAACAATATTTGTCGGGTTTTGAATGACCTTTCTACCATCTACTTCTTTTATGTCATTAAAAAAAACAGACTCTAGTGTCCAAGGTTTTTTTTCTTCTTCTGATACTTTCTCTGGAGCTTGTTGTTCCTCATCCTTGACCTGATCTTCTTTGTTAACTGGTTGTTCCACTTCTTGCTCCTTTTCATTTTTATCCCAAAAAGAAACTTTATCTTGTATTGATTTTAAATCTACTTTTTCACACCCCGTTAACATTGCAATCGCTAATGCTAAAGAAGAGATGGCTACTGATTTCTTCATTTATGTCACCTTACATATCATTAAATTTTCTAACTACTGGATTTTATAAAGGTATGCAAAAAGCATACCTTTTTCTATTATTAATTATTTTATTGCTGCTTCTAATGCCACTTCAATCATTTCATTAAATGTGGTTTGTCTTTCATGTGCTGTTGTTTCTTCACCAGTTAAAATATGATCACTTACCGTTAAAACAGAAAGTGCTTTACGATTAAATTTAGCAGCTATCGTGTAAAGTGCAGCTGTCTCCATTTCTATTGCTAAGATTTGATATTTCGCCCATTTTTCCAGCTCGGAATTGTCGTTATAAAACATATCTGCGGTAAAGACATTTCCTACCTTTAAAGATAGTCCTTTGTCCAATCCACTATCATACGCTTTCTTAAGCAAATCAAAGTCTGCAGTTGGCGCGTAATCTACTCCCCCAAATGTTAAGCGATTCATTTGAGAATCGGTTGAAGCACTCATTGCAAGAATGACGTCTCTTACTTTTACATCTTTTTGGATAGCGCCACATGTACCAACACGAATTAAGTTTTGGACATTGTAGCTGCTAATTAATTCATTAATATAGATAGAAATAGATGGAACACCCATCCCTGTACCTTGTACACTAATTCTTTTTCCTTTATATGTCCCTGTATAGCCAAACATATTACGAACTTCATTATAGCATACTGCATCTTCTAAGAAATTTTCAGCAATATATTTTGCTCTTAAAGGATCCCCTGGAAGTAAGACTGTTTCTGCAATTTCCTGTTCTTTTGCACCAATATGTACACTCATTTTTATTTCCTCCAATTGACACTCATTTCATTGTTTCTATCCAAATATTACATGCTTATGAAAACTTCACTATTTGTACTATATCATATTCTAATATGCTGTAAAACATATTTAATTTTAGCATAACAATTTTTCATAAGGTTATACTAAAATTAGTTTTCCTACACTAAGTGAGGCAAAACTATTTTCATCCTATTTTATAGGAAAATAAAGTATTCTTTCAGGAGGGGGATTATAATGGGCAAAAAACATCGAAATAGGATTAATTCTCCAAAGAAAAATAATCATATACCAAAAGAGGCTATTATTGCTGAACAGGAAGCGCATGGAAAAGAATACTCTGCAACCGGTCGCAAACGATAATATGACATTTCAAGCTTTCAGAGTATTATAAAATTATGTATAAAAAAATGGTGAGATTTCCTCACCATTTTTATTATCTTTATTCATCAATTTCTTCGTCAATAATGCATTTGTCTAATAAATATTCGAATGTAATGTCAGCCAATTCTTCAATTTCACCTTCACTAGGAACGAATCCCCTTTTTAATAGCTCACGAAAGAAAAACTCTGCTATTTCCTCAGTATCAATAATTACGTCGATTTCTTTCATGCTTATCGCCCCCTTTTTTAAAGAATATATGTGACATTAAGAAAAAAATGCTTTCACAATAAAATTATCTGACAAAACAGTCTTTTTTTCAAGAAATATTATCTTTAGTCTATAGAAAATTAATTGGAAAAGTAGACATGTTCAGCAGCAGGTCCACATATAGTTTAAATAAAAAAGGGAGGCATCGAAAAATGAATAAAATCCAATACCTATTCGAAGAAATAAAAATAGATTTAAATGAAGAAAACAGTGAAATCCTCACTATCTTTCATTCCCTTTTACAAAAGCTTTTTGCCCTTCTAGTCATTAGCAGCATACCGATGTTTATCTATCTATTATTCTAGATTTTCGTTTCATTGTCTTTATCAGATCTACTGCTGACCAACTTGAGTTTTCGAAGAGTTAACTTCATAACCTGTTCATATTCGATATCTTTGAATAAAGAATATAAAATACTGTAATCATTATAGATATCTAGCAATCCGTCAATGAGCTCTTTCTTCTCCTTACTTCTTTCTAATAATTCTTTTTCTGTCTGCTGGAAAGAGCTATTTGACTTTTTTAACTCAATGGATTTTTGTTTTTTATCCAATATATAGAGTAGTCCTAATTTTTGTATAAATGAATCCGCGCTATCTGCATCTGCTACCAAGGTTAATTCATCTTCCCCTGCTTCTAGCCATTCTCCATCACTTACTCTAGAAAGCTCATAAATTACATCTTCCCATGCATCGTTTTTATATCTCCAAATTTCTGTTCGAAAACCCATTATTTTAAAAAGATTGGATCCATATCCTTTCACTTTTACTAAATCACCAATAAAGAAACGATACTCAATATCAATTTTCTCTGAATCCATAATTTCACCATCATACTCAGAAAGCATTTGCAAACTGGATTCCAAATATAAACCTTCACTTTTATTTACTTCATATACATGCATATGATCCAAATATTTTACGTCCGTGATTTTTCCTACTGTTCCGTATATCGTGATCACAACAGTATCACCAATTTTGAATTTAGGTTTTTTTCGATTCGCCATAATAACAAATCCTCTCTAAACAAGATTGTGTGGCATTGCCTATTTATGCGGTTTTCCCCCACACTCTTGAGTAGAATATTTGATCTATGAAGATGGGGGATATTAAAGGAATATAATCCTATCTTCAGTTACCATGTAATTTCCATCCTTTTTCGTCTATACTTTCACTTATTTGGTACTACTATCATATGCAATAAATCACTATTCGCGCATAAAAATTCTTTGTCTTCTGAATTGTGTTATTTATCCAACATTTCTTAAACGGTTTATTCATTATATGTATATATGTTAATAGGAAGAATACTTTCCAATGTTTAAGTACGGGCTGCAGCTCTTCCTTTTTTCTTAATATTTTAAGGAATAATTAACCTTTTAGGTTGGCCACAATATGAGAATAAAAAAACATCCAAACAAATTATCGTTGGATGTTATCAATAGCTATAATTCTTCTTTTCTTCTTGAAATAAATATTTCTCCCATGCCTCATCAAATATACGCATGCTTGGAAGATAATGACCATTTAATTCTAGATAATCGCTTATTTCATCATAATCAAAACTATTTTTGGGGAAATCATGATCAAGATAAGCTTCATTCGCAAATTCGCTAATTTGATCATTTGGTTCGGGATGTCTAAACTTCATAAGAAAATGATAAAAGGATTTAGTCATGATCTCACCTTCCTTGATCGATAGATATAACGTATACTATACATAATTGAAAATAATGGTGCAAGTGATTTAGCTGAATTTAAACTCATTCTATAGCAATTAGCAGGAGAGCCTAAATTACTAATCTTTCTAAATACAATAAAATTACTGGTTACCTTGTACTTCTGGAGGGTAATTTAATGAACAGAGTTGATATTCGTTAATTAATAAGGAGGGTAATAAAAAAGCAAAATGAAAAAGGGTTTGAAATATTTTATTTACTCTCTCATTTTTATTGTCATAATCAGCATGACATATGTATTGGTTCATTCTGAACAACCGAAAAGAAATGTCTACGATAAAATTATTGATGGAAAACAAGTGAACTATTTAATTGTTGGCGATAGTATTGGCAGGAGTTCAGGCGCAAGCAACAACCATCGAAAATGGTTTCACCTTGTGGAAAGGAGCTTAACAAAAAAATATGGAGGCTCATTTAAGAAACAGTTAGTAGTTCAAAGCGGAGCCACTGCATTTGAGGGATTATATAAATTGAAAAATAGTTTATCTAATAATATTGATTTAGTATTTATTGTATTTGGAGAAAATGATCGAAAATATATGGATGATAAGCAATTTTATTTTTTTTATCAATCTTTATTAGAAGAGGTTGTGTACCGTTATCCGGATGCAGAATTAATAACAATCACAGAAAGCAGTCTGGATAATGAGGATTTTGTGAACGTTATAAAAAAATTATCTAAAAATTTTTATGCAACAAATATTGATATGAGACTTCCTTTTCGAGAATCTAGATTATCGCCTGAGCGATTAACAAATGATCTTGTACATCCAAATGACTATGGGTATTATCTATATGCTCAAGAAATCGTTGATACGCTGCAAAAAGCAATTCACGACAAAAAAACAGTACTAACTTCTACTATACCTGTTAATGAGGTATCTAGTTTGGAGATGAAAACCAGTTATCCTATTGAATCAATCGATCCTTCTTTTCGAAAGAAAGATGGTTATTATACATCCAGTAAGATTGGCGCTAATATTGAATATCATTTTACTGGTCCTTTTTTAGGGGTAAACGTAATCAGAAGCGAAAAAGGCGGAATGATGGATGTTTTTATAGACAATAACTATGTAACTACTATTTCCACATGGTGGCCATTTAAAAAAGAAAGATCACTTTATGTCACGAGCGGCCTAAAAGATACGGACCATAAAGTTACTTTTCAAATTTCTGCACATAAATCAAGATATAATATAACCGATCAACATTTGATCCAAATATCTTCTATTATCACTAATTAGCAAAAAATTACTTCCTTGAAGAAAAGGGGATGCCTTGATAGGTATCCCCTTTTCTTTTATTGAGGGTGAGACATAAGTATTTCAACCCGATATAACCCCGAACAATTATGCGTACATATTAGAAAATATTCGTATACTTGTTTGGGGGTTTTTATTTATTTTAAGAAAAAAGGTTTGTGGTAATCACCCGCAGACTGAATACACTTCGCTTTCCATGGGGCGAGCGCCAAGCCTCCTCGTTCCTGCGGGGTCTTGGACTTTCTCGCAGCTCCCATAGGAGTCTACGTGTATTCAGTCTGCTCTGTTTTTTCCTACTAATTTTAGTTTGCTTAAAAACTAAATAAGCTTTAAAAAAGGAGTGAAATGGAACGAAGGATACTCGACTCCTGCGGGAAGCAGAGCAAAGCCTAAGACCCAACAGGCTTTAGCCGAGGAGACTTAGGTTGCTCCCCGGCGCATCGTGTGTCTGTAGTGTGATGGAACGAATTGGTTTCACCATTGAATTAGAGATTGTTCGTCTTTATCCAATATATATTTTGTTTTGTCCCATCCCCTTTTCTTTTATTATCTAAATAAACTTAAATATTTACCATATCCTTTTTCTTCCAATTCCTCTTTTGGAATAAATTTCATTGCTGCTGAATTCATGCAGTAGCGTAAGCCTGTAGGTTGCGGACCATCATTAAATACATGGCCTAGATGAGAATCAGCTTCTTTACTTCTCACTTCGGTACGTATCATTCCATGACTTGTGTCTTTCTTTTCTGTTAATTCTTCTTCATCAATTGGTTTTGTAAAACTTGGCCACCCACAGCCAGCATCATATTTATCAAGTGAACTGAATAATGGTTTTCCTGAAACAATATCTACATAAATCCCATCACCGAATTCATCCCAATATTCATTACGGAATGGTGGTTCGGTTCCATTGTTTTGAGTAACTTCATATTGTATGGGCGTTAATTTTTCTTTTAGTTTGTCTTTTTCCATTACTGATCGCTCCAATTCTCGTCAATATATGCTGCACGTCCTGAACCAATATGATAACGATTATAATGTTCAGGATTCTTTCTGTAATAATCCTGATGATAATCCTCAGCAGGATAAAAAGTTGATGCTGGAAGAAGTTTAGTCACAATCGGTTTACTAAATCTCCCACTTGCTTCTAATTGTTGTTTAGATTTTTCAGCTGCTTGCTTTTGATCCTCACTATGGTAAAAGATTGCTGTTTGATAGGATTGCCCGCGATCATAGAATTGACCGCCTGCATCAGTTGGATCAATTTGCTGCCAATAAATACTAAGCAATTTTTCATACGAAAAAACATGTGGATCATATGTAATTTGGACTGCTTCATAATGTCCCGTCGTTTCTGAACAAACTTCTTTGTAGGTTGGATTCTCTTTATGTCCCCCTGTATACCCAGAAACTACTTTGATAATACCTGGCTCCTGATCAAAAGGCTTAAC of Niallia circulans contains these proteins:
- a CDS encoding M15 family metallopeptidase produces the protein MKKSVAISSLALAIAMLTGCEKVDLKSIQDKVSFWDKNEKEQEVEQPVNKEDQVKDEEQQAPEKVSEEEKKPWTLESVFFNDIKEVDGRKVIQNPTNIVSLVNKEFGLPDGYAPEDLVRPKVEFSFGNQDIEKSYMRKEAAKALEDMFNGAKKSGITLYAVSGYRSYNRQTEVYDAEVSRVGEEKAVQAVAYPGNSEHQTGLAMDISSESADFLLTEGFGETKEGKWLKENAHLYGFILRYPKGKEKITQYKFEPWHFRYVGKKSAKDIYENDWTLEEYFKVVRKI
- a CDS encoding YozE family protein; the encoded protein is MTKSFYHFLMKFRHPEPNDQISEFANEAYLDHDFPKNSFDYDEISDYLELNGHYLPSMRIFDEAWEKYLFQEEKKNYSY
- a CDS encoding YozD family protein, whose translation is MKEIDVIIDTEEIAEFFFRELLKRGFVPSEGEIEELADITFEYLLDKCIIDEEIDE
- the msrB gene encoding peptide-methionine (R)-S-oxide reductase MsrB — encoded protein: MEKDKLKEKLTPIQYEVTQNNGTEPPFRNEYWDEFGDGIYVDIVSGKPLFSSLDKYDAGCGWPSFTKPIDEEELTEKKDTSHGMIRTEVRSKEADSHLGHVFNDGPQPTGLRYCMNSAAMKFIPKEELEEKGYGKYLSLFR
- the msrA gene encoding peptide-methionine (S)-S-oxide reductase MsrA codes for the protein MDENVKVATFAGGCFWCMVKPFDQEPGIIKVVSGYTGGHKENPTYKEVCSETTGHYEAVQITYDPHVFSYEKLLSIYWQQIDPTDAGGQFYDRGQSYQTAIFYHSEDQKQAAEKSKQQLEASGRFSKPIVTKLLPASTFYPAEDYHQDYYRKNPEHYNRYHIGSGRAAYIDENWSDQ
- a CDS encoding S41 family peptidase gives rise to the protein MKHLDNGNNNTEKEIEQESEQGYIKIKKFYFVMLLFVVVIAAAGITTIAFSFGDEPAVKVNNQREEFNKLYTAYDTLMDNYYKDLNSVDLVNGAIDGMFTALDDPYSDYMNEEEAGNFQQSISSSFEGIGAEIQQLNDSIVVVSPIKGSPAEKAGIKPNDKILTVDGKSLQGMSSSEAVLLIRGEKGTNVELEIERSGASEPLKMTITRDTIPIETVYGEMGKDKIAKIQITSFSEHTATELVDILNKYQEDGMKGIVLDLRHNPGGLLEEVKKIAGLFVPDGEIIYQIEHKDGTVEKVTSQNSSNMDIPLVVLIDGGSASASEILAGAVNQSANVPLVGVKSFGKGTVQQAKSFTDGSNIKFTVDKWLTPNGSWIHEKGIEPTYKVELPSYASLTMINPESKLKKGSNSEEVKTAQEMLKALGYDVDNTNGYFDDSTEKTVKEFQKKEKLKEDGIITGKTTTELMNKLREKLQKSDTQMKKAIEVLKDEMKK
- the deoD gene encoding purine-nucleoside phosphorylase — its product is MSVHIGAKEQEIAETVLLPGDPLRAKYIAENFLEDAVCYNEVRNMFGYTGTYKGKRISVQGTGMGVPSISIYINELISSYNVQNLIRVGTCGAIQKDVKVRDVILAMSASTDSQMNRLTFGGVDYAPTADFDLLKKAYDSGLDKGLSLKVGNVFTADMFYNDNSELEKWAKYQILAIEMETAALYTIAAKFNRKALSVLTVSDHILTGEETTAHERQTTFNEMIEVALEAAIK
- a CDS encoding CobW family GTP-binding protein; translation: MKQTDIYVLSGFLGSGKTTLLKEILKKEQELGRKVAVLMNELGRISIDSNEIDGDIPLKELLGGCVCCTIQDEVEAQIQTLLVEEKPDVIYFETTGAAHPVETIDGILSPLFANRLRFKGIITVIDGRQWLERSALNAPIQQLILEQARHASILIINKEDQLTEAEKAKISFELQSINPHALSVLTNFSKFPFEKLLQMASHVYKDIEKTSIHSLHLSTFVYTFQKSIGADQFEDFLRALPDTIYRIKGYVQFHQAKHPDLFQYSYGMPLFMREDMKMPLNMVFIGENVDWKKIEAALDQL
- a CDS encoding SGNH/GDSL hydrolase family protein codes for the protein MKKGLKYFIYSLIFIVIISMTYVLVHSEQPKRNVYDKIIDGKQVNYLIVGDSIGRSSGASNNHRKWFHLVERSLTKKYGGSFKKQLVVQSGATAFEGLYKLKNSLSNNIDLVFIVFGENDRKYMDDKQFYFFYQSLLEEVVYRYPDAELITITESSLDNEDFVNVIKKLSKNFYATNIDMRLPFRESRLSPERLTNDLVHPNDYGYYLYAQEIVDTLQKAIHDKKTVLTSTIPVNEVSSLEMKTSYPIESIDPSFRKKDGYYTSSKIGANIEYHFTGPFLGVNVIRSEKGGMMDVFIDNNYVTTISTWWPFKKERSLYVTSGLKDTDHKVTFQISAHKSRYNITDQHLIQISSIITN